Proteins from one Papaver somniferum cultivar HN1 unplaced genomic scaffold, ASM357369v1 unplaced-scaffold_158, whole genome shotgun sequence genomic window:
- the LOC113337127 gene encoding uncharacterized protein LOC113337127 isoform X1, translated as MDNKTVRSFSVSLSDSVTEQMFMYSQSGRLKAIFCESMEQSASIIGDIKLLKNEVVRGSLSKEQIAERLHLMELSLAYLKEKENEKEAKEEVEKGLRQRIKNVNEDLEKIDKSEIESRKDTNTSLDDIRLRNMMFQSFVFGAYQEEAEV; from the exons aTGGACAACAAAACTGTCAGATCTTTTTCTGTCAGTCTTTCTGACTCTGTGACTGAACAGATGTTCATGTACTCTCAGTCAG GGAGACTTAAAGCCATTTTTTGTGAAAGCATGGAACAATCGGCATCTATAATTGGTGACATCAAACTGCTTAAGAATGAAGTTGTg AGGGGATCTTTATCCAAAGAACAAATAGCGGAGAGACTTCATCTTATGGAACTTTCTCTTGCATACTT gaaagagaaagagaatgagaaAGAGGCCAAGGAAG AAGTTGAGAAAGGGTTAAGGCAACGCATTAAGAATGTTAATGAGGATCTGGAAAAAATTGATAAATCAGAAATTGAGTCAAGGAAAGACACAAACACGTCTTTGGATGATATCCGATTGAGGAATATGATGTTTCAAAGCTTCGTATTTGGG GCGTACCAGGAAGAAGCAGAAGTTTAG
- the LOC113337127 gene encoding uncharacterized protein LOC113337127 isoform X2 encodes MEQSASIIGDIKLLKNEVVRGSLSKEQIAERLHLMELSLAYLKEKENEKEAKEEVEKGLRQRIKNVNEDLEKIDKSEIESRKDTNTSLDDIRLRNMMFQSFVFGAYQEEAEV; translated from the exons ATGGAACAATCGGCATCTATAATTGGTGACATCAAACTGCTTAAGAATGAAGTTGTg AGGGGATCTTTATCCAAAGAACAAATAGCGGAGAGACTTCATCTTATGGAACTTTCTCTTGCATACTT gaaagagaaagagaatgagaaAGAGGCCAAGGAAG AAGTTGAGAAAGGGTTAAGGCAACGCATTAAGAATGTTAATGAGGATCTGGAAAAAATTGATAAATCAGAAATTGAGTCAAGGAAAGACACAAACACGTCTTTGGATGATATCCGATTGAGGAATATGATGTTTCAAAGCTTCGTATTTGGG GCGTACCAGGAAGAAGCAGAAGTTTAG
- the LOC113337209 gene encoding uncharacterized protein LOC113337209, translating to MWKRKLAASRWTTRLTPKMQARLDKRITDCHRYKVLRASEKVFEIITNTGKHTVDLDSQTCTFQWWKKHSFPCSHSMKATVQIDEEEVYKHITPYYTAEYCRGLYSKPIYPIPDGDKTDNISRNKYVMPPPVGTQVGRTNFVRKCSYGEKFR from the coding sequence ATGTGGAAGAGGAAGCTTGCAGCTAGCAGATGGACTACAAGACTTACCCCTAAGATGCAAGCAAGGTTAGACAAGAGGATTACTGATTGTCATAGATACAAGGTGCTTCGAGCCAGTGAAAAGGTATTTGAGATCATAACTAATACCGGGAAGCATACTGTAGACTTGGACTCCCAGACTTGCACTTTTCAGTGGTGGAAAAAACACAGCTTCCCCTGCAGTCATTCCATGAAAGCTACGGTGCAGATTGATGAGGAAGAGGTATACAAGCACATCACTCCTTACTACACTGCCGAATACTGCAGAGGTCTTTACTCAAAACCTATCTATCCCATTCCTGACGGAGACAAGACGGATAATATTTCTCGTAATAAATATGTCATGCCTCCCCCTGTTGGAACACAAGTTGGAAGAACAAACTTTGTTCGTAAATGCAGTTACGGTGAGAAATTTCGCTAG